A region of Carassius auratus strain Wakin chromosome 23, ASM336829v1, whole genome shotgun sequence DNA encodes the following proteins:
- the LOC113041099 gene encoding ATP-dependent DNA helicase PIF1-like, whose amino-acid sequence MVKLYVPHRVNEQLKPQGFPTYQEFYKRGLVELPSHPNFRFPVRGLVKAQQKKFEKHGKKVDEAYEQLQREGPSENAWCAFAPEIDVDRMECIAEQQDVHPEENEQDDVPEYQIRREDGDGVVPQIEAPQMTNEYLRKMFRSLNETQAAIFYTVRQWCQKRVWGHNPEQFFYFLSGGAGCGKSHVIKCIHSEATKILRQLPRLREEGDLSVPTVLLSAFTGTAAFNISGKTLHSLLKLPRSLKPPYQGLGNALDEVRAGLRDVEILIIDEISMVSKDLFTYVNWRFQQIKGSKKPFGGISCLVVGDYYQLPPLGKAKPLCVYEEDMLDFWKDHFQIITLTEIMRQKEDLAFAQLLNRLRVRQKTEALREDDRALLFQAVKKPEDCPRDALHIFATNKEVDKYNTEIVQALFADIITIDAEDYRKDPRTGRMKRLNKPVTGKKDDLLDTMQVAVGVRVMVTRNLDVEDGIVNGCFGTIANIVTKTKDGIDTVQMLGLQLDNPNAGQKHRKKVRGEEDVLVYIERSEESLRKGAVRRQFPIKLAYACTAHKVQGMTMHSAVVSLKKIFEPGMAYVALSRTTSLQGLHITDFDDKKIYADPEITTSLQSMRRARVEEIMPFLQHVRENRQEQTLTIIHHNTEGLASHMEDIRCHHELQLADVLCLTETHLTGSSTSDLQLEGYNLFTRNRHVSYSTHQELGRKNGGGVAIYCKEHIPTQPRQYIQNVTDLEFAVIKLDSPIKAAVVAVYRPPQYSVGHFLTNLNSMLDYLDLTHNNLVIICGDFNEDLLHPGKKPILELFQSRGYTQLITSATTEKHTLLDHIYISNLDFCHQSGVLETYHSYHNPVYCVLRFFP is encoded by the coding sequence ATGGTAAAACTTTACGTGCCACATCGTGTCAACGAACAGCTGAAACCTCAAGGGTTTCCAACGTATCAGGAGTTTTACAAAAGGGGACTTGTAGAACTCCCGTCACACCCCAATTTCCGATTCCCTGTCCGTGGCTTAGTTAAAGCACAACAGAAGAAGTTTGAAAAGCACGGCAAAAAAGTGGACGAAGCATATGAACAGCTGCAGCGGGAAGGACCATCTGAGAATGCTTGGTGTGCTTTTGCCCCTGAAATCGACGTTGATCGGATGGAGTGTATTGCAGAACAACAAGACGTCCATCCAGAAGAAAATGAACAGGATGATGTTCCAGAATATCAGATTCGTCGTGAAGATGGAGACGGAGTCGTACCACAGATTGAGGCACCACAGATGACTAATGAATATCTGAGGAAGATGTTTAGGAGTCTAAATGAGACGCAGGCAGCAATTTTTTACACTGTCCGCCAGTGGTGTCAGAAGCGTGTGTGGGGTCACAATCCAGagcagtttttttactttttgtcaggCGGTGCAGGTTGTGGGAAATCGCACGTCATCAAGTGCATACACTCGGAAGCAACTAAGATTCTGCGACAACTCCCTCGACTCCGGGAAGAAGGGGATCTCTCCGTGCCCACGGTGTTGTTGTCTGCGTTTACTGGAACGGCAGCATTCAACATCTCTGGAAAAACGCTGCATTCCCTTTTAAAACTGCCAAGGAGTCTGAAGCCACCTTATCAAGGACTTGGGAACGCCCTTGATGAAGTGAGAGCAGGATTACGCGACGTGGAGATTCTTATCATCGACGAAATATCCATGGTTTCAAAGGATCTGTTCACATACGTAAACTGGAGATTTCAGCAGATCAAAGGCAGCAAGAAACCTTTTGGAGGAATATCTTGCCTCGTCGTAGGGGATTATTATCAACTGCCACCGCTTGGTAAAGCCAAACCGCTCTGTGTGTATGAAGAGGATATGCTGGACTTCTGGAAGGACCATTTTCAAATCATCACACTCACAGAGATCATGCGGCAGAAGGAAGACCTCGCTTTCGCTCAACTGTTGAACCGACTACGAGTGAGGCAGAAGACAGAAGCTCTCAGGGAAGATGATCGAGCTTTGTTATTCCAGGCTGTGAAGAAGCCAGAAGACTGTCCACGTGATGCTCTACACATATTCGCCACTAACAAAGAGGTTGACAAGTACAATACCGAGATTGTACAGGCCCTCTTCGCTGACATCATAACAATTGATGCCGAAGACTACAGGAAAGACCCAAGAACAGGAAGGATGAAGCGATTAAACAAACCTGTCACTGGAAAAAAGGACGACTTGCTGGACACAATGCAAGTTGCAGTGGGAGTTCGTGTGATGGTAACCAGGAACCTGGATGTAGAAGATGGAATTGTCAATGGATGTTTTGGCACGATTGCAAACATCGTCACCAAAACAAAAGATGGAATCGACACCGTacaaatgttaggacttcaacttGACAATCCGAACGCCGGTCAGAAACACCGTAAAAAGGTACGAGGTGAAGAAGACGTCTTGGTTTACATTGAGAGATCTGAAGAAAGTCTGAGGAAAGGAGCCGTTCGTCGACAGTTTCCCATTAAGCTAGCTTACGCCTGCACAGCCCACAAAGTTCAAGGCATGACAATGCACTCTGCAGTAGTGTCATTGAAGAAGATTTTTGAGCCGGGAATGGCCTACGTTGCCCTCAGCAGAACGACATCTCTACAAGGATTACACATTACGGATTTCGACGACAAGAAGATATATGCTGATCCTGAAATCACAACCTCTTTGCAAAGCATGAGAAGAGCAAGAGTTGAAGAAATCATGCCATTTTTGCAGCATGTGAGGGAAAATAGGCAGGAACAGACACTCACCATCATCCATCACAACACGGAAGGACTGGCATCTCACATGGAGGATATCAGATGCCATCATGAGCTACAACTCGCCGATGTTCTGTGTTTAACAGAAACACACCTGACTGGATCGTCTACTTCAGATCTCCAATTGGAAGGATACAACTTGTTCACACGCAACAGGCATGTCTCCTACTCCACACATCAAGAACTTGGAAGGAAAAATGGAGGTGGAGTCGCAATATATTGCAAGGAGCACATTCCAACTCAGCCCAGgcaatatatacaaaatgtgaCTGATTTGGAGTTTGCTGTGATCAAATTGGATTCCCCAATAAAAGCAGCAGTCGTAGCTGTGTATAGGCCACCACAGTACAGTGTTGGACATTTCTTGACCAACCTGAACAGTATGCTGGATTACCTGGacctcacacacaacaatctcgtCATCATCTGTGGAGATTTCAACGAGGACCTCTTACACCCTGGAAAAAAACCTATTCTGGAGTTGTTTCAATCTCGAGGATACACGCAACTGATTACATCAGCGACGACGGAAAAGCACACACTACTTGACCACATCTACATTTCAAATCTGGACTTCTGTCATCAATCGGGCGTGTTAGAGACCTACCACAGTTACCACAATCCTGTGTACTGTGTATTGCGTTTTTTTCCATAG